Below is a window of Syngnathus typhle isolate RoL2023-S1 ecotype Sweden linkage group LG12, RoL_Styp_1.0, whole genome shotgun sequence DNA.
GGAAAGCACAGGCCGCACGATTGGTTCCAAATACGCAGAGTTTTCCGGATGGCGGGCCCGTCCTGTCCTGGGGCCTTTTAAAACAAAGCGGCAACAAACAAACCGCCGTAACCATACAAGGCGGCGCTAACTTGGCAGCGTCATTCAAAAGCAACACACgtgcaacacacaaacacagacttACTCACATAATGCACGCATGTACACATTTAGtctcatgcacaaacacaccggCATGAATGCAagcgcgcgtgcacacacacacacacacacacactcatgcatgTATGCGCAGCATCAGTGACACTTGAGCTGAATTTAGCCAGAGTGACATTGACAGGTGAGCTCATCAGGGAGCGAAGGAGgggttgtgcgtgcgtgcgtgcgtgcgtgcgactgGGTGTGTTGTTCAGGGAGGGGCAAGTTGCTATCCACTCAGTATGGACTACATCTTCCGAGTGGGCTCGGAACGCCGACCACTTGCGCGTCTTACCTCCTCAAGCCAGCTGGTCTGGCTTGCCAATCTGTTTGAGACGAGGAATCAATAGGGAACCCACAGCTGGACCCGGCGCCTCGTCTTCCTGGGGAAGAGCACGCAGCGGTGAGTCCACACTTCAAAGAAAAACGGGTCTTTTCACGTCATCATGCTTAGCAACTAGCTGAAAATGTTCCTACTGTCAGcgagtcggccattttgaggCAGGCACGCACGCAAAGCGCCTGATTGGTACAGAGAGAGCGAGCACCACATATGGCCCCAATGTTTCCAAATGTAAGTTTGGCTGCTGTTTCTGTGTGCTTTTCCCTCATTTTGTGGGTGCAAATTGTGCCAAATGCAACCTAATCAGCCAAGTGCAAGTTTTTCTTCCCTTTACGACATGCACTTGACTTGGCCAAATGAACGCGCTAGCtagttgtgtttttatttttgggaaaCTCTTTTGGGACATTATCATCATTATAACTCTTATAATGAGTTATACATTATCATCATAACTCTTTCAAtccaatatatatttattatgaatTTTTAGAGTAAAATGATGCCGATAGCCACTTCAGTGCTCGCAATTATGGACTACTGTCTCTTCTTTCCAAACTTATTTTGCTCACAACCAGTCAAACACAGGacataaatcaataaaataaaaaacttgtCCACCAATTTAAAATGGGATTGGTTGAGGAAAATGTCTCGTGTGTGAGGTTCCTAGATGACTAGGACACATCGAGGCTGCAATCTGATCTCGTGATGACTTCGAAACATTAGGACGCGGTACAATCAATCATCACGAGGGTGAATAGATCGCCTGGGCTGGACCTAATGAAGCGTCGTCCAGTGTGTGCGGGCGCGTGTGTGCGGGCGCATGCGCGCGCTTTTATTCACGATGTGTCCACTGAGTGGCGCGCGTGCGCCAATCCAAAGTGTTCATCAGTTTCACTTGTTGAAAGTGTTTTGTCCCGTACCGCCTGTCACGTGATcgtcgtgtgcgtgcgtgcgtgcgtatgtatGTTGTGCAGGTGCTTGCGCGCGCTTCCTCGGTCTGGATCGCCGCGGGACGGACGGACCCTTGAGACGGAAGAGTCATGCTGCACTAAAAGACTCGTCAGAGGTGAGACGCGcgtccgagcgagcgagcaggtCTTCAGGGATAACCCGTTGTCGCATCCCAGAGTTTTCTTGTGGCTGCCTGGCGCACGATCTTCGAGCTTTCCAGACGCTGGCTTGCTTTTGCGCTCCGGAGCATGACTCGGACATATGGCGAGCGGAACAAATTGGACTCGGGAAGAGGACTGACTCTTAGTTAGTTAGTCAGCGAGTTAGTGAAGAACCGCGTTTGTTATCGCTCAATTTAGAACGTTTTACCTGCTCAAAAAAGAAGCCTTTTGTGCTGCGAGTAGTCGTCACGTCATTTGAAGGTTTGGggggaccgaccgaccgaccgaccaccGCACGCGCACCTTTGACACTTTGCGATCGAATATTGCAAGGCACTCCACAGAGAATCGAATTTGTTGCTTCACCGTAAATGATGATGCTGATGACGTCGCACAAGCCCTTGGTGGCCAACTTACAGCTGTCCAAACGTCACATCATCGAAATAATGAATTGCACTggcatccctccctccatccatccctccatccatccatccatccatccatccatccatccatccatccattcatccattcatccgctTGTTGTCTTTCAGACGGGTGAAGGAGGTGGCAGGCAGGCACACTCAACTGAGCTGAGCAAAAAAGAGCCGAGATGGGCCGGAAGAAGATTCAAATCGCCCGCATTGTGGACGAACGCAACCGACACGTAAGCGAACCCTAGCGCCGTCACGTCAAAGCCATGACTTTGGCACCAGCTCCTATCACGCCATGAGGCACACGCACAGTGACTTGGCTGTGGGAACAGTTCAGGAAATGCAGCCACATGTGCTTCCCGATGGCAGGGGGGGCACCACTGACaccccatgtgtgtgtgtgttcccttcTGCACCACTTAAAGGCCAAGCGTTGCGATTCGGTCGGTCGGGCTACGTGCGACTTGAGCGTTAGCCGCAGCGTCTCTAACCCGTTCCCCCGCAGGTGACCTTCACCAAGCGCAAGTTTGGCCTGATGAAGAAGGCGTACGAGCTGAGCGTGCTGTGCGACTGCGAGATTGCGCTCATCGTCTTCAACAGCGCCGACAGACTCTTCCAGTACGCCAGCACAGACATGGACAAAGTGCTGCTCAAGTACACCGAGTGCAACGAGCCCCACGAGAACAGGACCAACGCCGACATCATACATGTGAGtcgagcttgtgtgtgtgtgtgtgtgtgtgtgtgtgcgtgtgtgtctgcgcaGGCCAAGCACCCGCCCACCTCAAGGCCGTGATTGGGCCTCTTGCATGCCGTCAAATGTGTCCTAACCCGGGCCTCTTGTCATTTGTGTGGACATTGGGCCTTGTATTGGCGCATGTTGTCCTTTGCGCTTCTCCCGATGATGGtcgcgtggcgtggcgtggccttctcttgagaatttggttgaaatgTCGCTGAAGCAACATTTTGTGCGGCTCTCGTGCTGCTCTGTGGCGTCTTTCCCGTTAAAcgcccacgcacacacataacAAGTGGAGCTGGTTTGTGTTGGCGGGAGGGAGCGCGCGCTCCTTCCCCGCCGTTTGCTAAAAATAGAACACAAGGGCTAAGAATAGCAAGGGCGGCTGTGGCGTCAATTTGTGCGTGCCAACGGAAAGAATTGAGACAGAAAGAATGAACTTTTCTTTTGCTGCTCCGTCTTGTTCCATTTCCACCTAAATGGTCCGCGCTTGGCAGTGGTCTTTCCTTTCGTACGTTCCCAGAAGAGGACAAGCTCAGTCGCAGGTCACCGATGACCCCAAAACTAAACGGGGACGTGGTTCATCCGGTCCAAACGGCGCTTGACACAACACACCATGTTTATTTGACGCCTTTCACTTACTAATTGCTCAAAATGAACTTCTCGTCAAGCTGGCAACTCTTTCTGTCCGAAGAAATGATTTTTGACCCCCAAAAAGATGTTGTGTTTTCTAGAAACTATCCATACTACGTATATTGGATGGAAAGAGTTATAATGATGATAATGTCCCAAAAGAGTTTCCTaaaaagtaaatatttgaatattttgcgTGTGCCCGTGTGCAGACCTTGCGCAAGAAAGGCCTCAGCGGCAGCAAAAGTCCCGACATGGAGGCGGACGACGACTCTGCCGGCCAGAGCCCCGAGACGCACGACAAGTACCTCCAAATGGGCACTGACGTCGTCCACCTGATGCTCAACAGACAGCCGGTCTGCGTGAGTTGCCGTTGTCGTGGCGACGACCTGAAAAAAATCGTTTTCCTCCTTGCAATTTGATGATGCGCCCGACCGCAGGGTCTGCCCGCCTCCGGCTACGAGATGGGCGCCTCCTCGCTGCTGTACCCGCAAGCCGGCATAGGGGGCGCCGCAGCCGAGCACAACCTGCCGCCTAGCCATCACGCTTCCATGCCGAGGAAGGCCGCGTGCCCCCAGCGGCCCCCCGGCAGCCAAGAAGAAGGTCAGCGGCCGCGTGGCAACCTGTTCAAGTCTCCGCATGTCATTTTTGTCACGTCTTCAAAATGAGATTTGGGCCAATTAACAGGCAACTCTCAAATCTTTCTGGAGCACCTTTGGCTTGACATTGACTAAATGAGAAATTgcaagtccaaaaaaaaaaagaggcctgCTGGGCTTTGAGCTGACAAACAAACGCTCGCCGTGTCTGCCGCCGTCGCCATTTAGCGACGAGCAATGAAAAGCATTTCTTTCCTCCTCCTGCAGGAAATGGCGTTTACAGCAACCAGTGCCCCTCCCCTGCCAAGATGTCACCAGGGGGCGTGTCTCAGAGCCTCCAAGACAAAAGTCCGCCAATGAGCCACATACCCGACAACAAGAGCGGCAACATGGTGGCCATGGTGAGTGTTGGTGCGAGTGTAATTCCAGCACGGGCCAAGAGCgcgcgagtgagcgagcgagcgagcggtcgTGATGGtcgccattcttttttttcatgtctCCGCAGAGCGCCATGATCAATCGCTCGCAGACGGCGCAGACGCTGTCCAGTCCGGCCGCGTGCGTGTCTTTTCCCGGTGCCGCCGCGGGAGGCTACCAACCGTCCTCACTGAGCTCCTTTGGCGCTGGTGAGtcggctgggctgggctgggctgggctgggctgggccgggccgggccgggccgggccgggccaggcccGGCCGGGCCGGCGCCATCTTGAGCCCGAGCTGAAGCGGAACCTTTCCACGCTTCTCAGACTTCTCCATGGCGGGCGAGCTGACCTCCCTCACCGCTTTCGGGTCGGCCGGGCTCGGCTCCGTGGAAGGCTGGCTGCAGCCGCAGCGTCCCGTCGGCGACCTGCACGACCTGCGCAGCGTGCCGCTCGCTCACATGGGGTGAGTGAAAGCAACAAGACACTTTAGTGCGTTCCTCCCTTTCGTAGCTGAAATGGAAAGGCAGCAGTCTGTGAAGCTGGGCGAGAAGAACTCTAGATGCTTGGACGTCAGCGCTGCCGAAAAATGGCTTTGTTCAGCACCCGTGCTGACTACTCTGTGTCTCGCAGGCACTTGTGTCACAACGCCAACTTCCCGTCGGGCCACGACCTCCGCATCAAGTCGGAGCCGGCCTCTCCCTCTGGGGAGCGTGTGGTTGCCCGCCCGGGGCGCTCGCCCGCCGGCAGCGCGTCCAGCTGCGGGAGCTCGTacgacgacgacggcggcggccgTGTCTTAACCCTAACCACTGCCGGCGGCGGCGACTTTCTCCtacgggcggcggcggccaatCTGGACGAGCGGTCCAGCCCGTCCGTCAAGCGCACGCGACTGACGGAGGGCTGGGCCGCGTGATACCGACGGGCCGCGCCTTGTCACCTGTAGGCCAGTGTCTCATTGGCTGCGTTTGGAAGCCATCATTCGTCACTacaggggcgggggggggggtagggatgggcgataccaatcaTTTTTGATtggatccgataccaagtatttcctgcccaaaaatacccgatatcgatctgatatcgataccggaagtgtacatgaattattaacctttttagaaaaccatgaatggaagatgcatattaatagtaccactttaattaaaaggagctattctttacttttttctctctctctctctctctctctgttgttgggaaaaagttttgtcttttagtatattgtaaaaagagacgtggtaccaacagagatccAGGGCTTAAtggtcatgagcagcaaaactatccaTTTGTAAAgacactggatacttacatttaacaTTGTAATACTTtcgtgttgtttataggaagcggagttacaaataaaacaacgtatggcgttcgaccacaaattgaaaaggggaaaacttgaTTTCTAAATGAGCGCAGTAAtgattgcttcaaatagcagcaCATCAAGCACAAATGCTTaggatttttggttagcacctgatacctggatatgtcttgcctttctgaaacgctgcttctaaggtactttggtaccttagcctccctcggtgtcgctgccttagtgtctgcggcacgtttcaactgcagctcttcatgaagcgtggggtgaattttacttcaatgttttgttaagtttgtGCTGTTGCCTGCCACAATATTGAAtggttttgtgacatatttcacatcacgccggtgcagcaggcggaaggaaaagtagtgctagcatgagtgcaagtcgtcaaattggagcagaaaaaaaggaggaaaaaaatagaactaaataattgtaagtatccatattttagctagggagttCGATACTCAacaatgagcagcctggatcgatatatcgctattttggtatcgatccgcccatccctacttgATGCGCGTGACGTGACGTGGTAACAGTGCGACGCACGTGTGCGTGCCGTGGTACTGCTGCAATGGCGACTGAGAGGCTCCAATTCCACCAAATGGGACTTGACGACCGTCTTTTGAAGGTAACACAGCTCCGCTCGGCTCCGCTCCGTGTTTGCATGCGAGTTAAAGCCAAATGGAAGAATGCTAAGGCGCCACGAGAAGTTGAGCCGCTCGAAAATGTCGGATTTCCTCTGCGCCGCCATTCGTCAACACGGTAGGAAAATAAGGCCGGGTACGACAGACAGCGTTCTCTGTTTGCGCAGACAcgatagagaagaaaaaggtCAATGCCCAATTGAGGGCACATCATCCTAAAGCTCCCTTAAATTCATTTGTTTTGGTCATGAAGCGCCAGAAGAGAATGCCCGTGAGTGTAACACAAGGGATGTCCTCTTTTAGGCGGTGGCCGATTTGGGTTGGTCCCAGCCCACCTTGATCCAGGAAAAGGCCATCCCTCTGGCTCTGGAGGGAAAAGACCTCCTGGCTCGGGCCCGGACCGGCTCTGGGAAAACGGCCGCTTACGCCGTGCCCATCATCCAGCGCATCCTGGCCTCCAAGCaggtgacaaacaaacaaacaaacgagcAGCCCCGGAACAATCCAAAGTCCGTCCGGCTGCCAGCGCTCGTGTCTCGTTGTCCTCTTCAGAGTGTTCGCGAGCAGGACGTGAGGGCCCTTATCCTGGTGCCAACCAAGGAACTGGGCCAGCAGGTCCAGACGATGATGAGGCAGCTGACCGCGTACTGCTCCAGGGACGTCCGCGTGGCCGACATATCCGGGAAAGCCGACGTGTCTGCTCAAaggtcccaaaaaagaaaaccgaTAGCGTTATATTTGTATTTCCCCTCGTTTTTGGACCGCTGCCCATTTCTGCCGCTCTTTGCTTGTCGGCCGGCAGGCCCGTCCTGATGGAGAAGCCCGACGTGGTGGTGGGCACGCCGTCCCGCGTTCTGGCCCACCTCAACGCGCGCAATCTCACCCTGGGAGCCTCGCTGGAGACGCTGGTGGCGGACGAGGCCGACCTGCTCTTCTCTTTCGGCTTCGAGGACGACCTGAAGAGTCTGCTGTGGTGAGGGAGGCCATGCGGGCTTTGCCTCGGGAGGGAGGCTTGGAGGGAGGAAGGCATGGCGCGCTAATGCTAACATTGTGTGCTCAACCGCCCTACAGCCACCTGCCAAAGATCTACCAGTCCGTCCTCATGTCCGCCACCCTCAGTGATGACGTTCAGGCCTTGAAGGAGCTTCTGCTGCACAATCCCGTAAAGGCGGCCGGTcttgcggcggcagcggcggttACCCTCGTGAAGCACGCGACGTGACCAAGAAAACAAtgtccctccgtccgtccgtccccagGTGACCCTGAAGCTGCAAGGCTCCCAGCTGCCAGACTGCAGCCAGCTGCAGCAGTTCAGCATCCGCTGCGAGGAGGAGGACAAGTTCCTGCTCATCTACACGCTGCTCAAGCTGCGGCTGGTGCGGGGCAAGACGCTGGTCTTTGTGGGAGCCGTGGAGCGATGCTACCGCCTCAAGCTCTTCCTGGAGCAGTTCAGCATTCCCGCCTGCGTGCTCAACTCGGAGCTGCCCGTCCGGTCCAGGTCAGACCTTTCTGGGATTGGACTCCGTGAAACAGAAGGGGAAACCTGCGTCCGCTTGGCCGTCAAACAAAACGCAAACCGTGTTCCTCGCGCAGGTCTCACATCATCACGCAGTTCAATCAAGGCTTCTACGACTACATCATCGCCACGGACGAACGCAGTCTGGCCGAGCCTGGCGCCGCTCCAAAGCCTGCCGGAAGAGGCAAGAAGAAGAGCAAGGGCAGTGAGTCTTCTTTCAAAGTGAAAGACAACTCTTGAGGGCTGAGCAGACTccagctgtgctgtgctgtgctgtgctgtgctgcctTGCTAGGGCTAGAGCGAAGGAATACAGCGTCTCCAGGGGTGTGGATTTCCAAAACGTGGCCAACGTCATCAACTTTGATTTCCCCGCCACCGTGGAGTCGTATATCCATCGAGTGGGAAGGTACGCCGGCCGGCGGCGCGGTCCACGCGAGGCCGAAGGCTGACGCTTAGCTTTCCTCTAGGACGGCGAGAGCCGACAACCCGGGCACGGCCTTGTCCTTCGTCGCTCACACGGAAACAGCTCTGCTCTCCGAGGTGGAGGAGACGCTGACAGGAGGTGAGGCCATCAAGAGAGCAGTGGCACGCGCACCTTTTCACATTGGATGGTTGGCGTAACGGTCTCGCTGTTGTCTCCAGACAACGCAGAATCGGCCCTGAAACCGTACCAGTTCAAGATGGAGACCATTGAAGGTTTGAGGTACAGGTGCAGGGTGAGTCTGAGTTTTTTTTGTCGTCGTCGTTTTTCCCCACCGTCACCCACAATACAATGAGAGCCCCGAGGAAGCTCACGTATGAATGTTGCCATCTGCCACCCACCAAAGGACGCCATGCGATCGGTCACCAAGCAGGCGGTGAGAGAAGCTCGGCTGAAAGAGATCAAGCAGGAACTGCTCAACTCGGAGAAGCTGAAGGTGagcctcgctcgctcgcgcaAGCGCTCCGTATTATCAAAGGTCACGAGCGGGCGGCCTCTGCTTGTCAATCAGACGTACTTTGAGGACAATCCCAGAGACCTGCAGCTGCTCCGGCACGACCGAGACCTTCACCCCGCCGTCATCAAGCCTCACCTGAAGAACATCCCGGAATACCTTAGTCAGTCGCGTCACGTTAGCTCCCTAGCGTGCTTTCATCTGCTCGCTTGACTTTGTGAACTTTGCGCAGTCCCCGAAGCTCTGAGGGATGTGGTGGACCCTCTGTCCAGAAGGAGGAGGCGAAGAGGGCCAAGCCAAAAGCCCAAACCGCACGGAGTGGCCAAAAGTAGCTTGAAGGTGAGCCGCGAGCCCACCCACCCCTTATGCCGACTCATTGGCGCCTGCTGTGTTTTGTTGAAGGGCAAGAATCCGCTGAGGAGTTTCCGCTACACCAAAAGGGAGCGCAACAAAAAGCCCAGCCATTCGCTGGAATGAGCTGCATTCCTCCTCACAAAAACATTGGCCAATTTTCAGATGGAACAAAATGTCTGGCTTTGCTGCGGCGACGCTTAGAGAACATCTGCCCACCtgcttgcgtgcgtgtgtgtgtgtgcgtgcgtgtgtgtgcgcaggcgCTCGCTCGCTGCAGCACATTTGATTGCGTTTTCCAGATGGAACCAAGTAAAATCATTTGAGTCCTGAGCCAGTTCATTTGTCAATTCTTGCATTGTTTGGAGGTGTCCCGGTTCATTCACGCTCACCCCGTCCTGTCGCCGCATCGCTAGCTTGAGATTGTCTCGACAGCAGTCTTTGGTGAAAGCAGgcggactctttttttttttctcttttaatcTTGAGTAACTGCATCAAAAAAGCAACATTGGTTACATTGGTTGGTTAATGAACAGCcatctttgtttttcaagtgacgcggtgcggtgcggtgcggtgcggagAGGTCTTGCCGGGTGGAGCTTGCGTCACGCTTTTAGAAGTGAAATGTCGATTGATTCGAGTGGCGTGCTTAGATGAGCAAAGGAAATGGCCAGTTGTCTTTCCTTTCAGTCGATGGTGAAGTGAAAGGGGTAGTCCTCGGTGGGCCCCGAGTCAAAGATGATGCTGTCAAAGGGATTCTCGGTGGACAAGTTGTCCACGGGGAACCAGGAGTCGTACCAGGAAGTGGTGGTCTGGGGCTTCCGCGTGgggctgctgctggtggtggcaGCGCTCGTCGCGGCCGTGGTCGGGGGCGGGGTCCTGAGGCCGGGCCGTTGCTTCTCCAGACGTAGCCGGCGCAGCCGCAGGATCCTCAGCCGGCGCAGCCGCTCGGCTCGCTGGGCGGAGGCGTGCTTCTCCTCCGGGGAGACGGTGGCGCCGGGCGCCGTGGGGGTGGCGGCGGCCTTGGCCACCACGCGGATGGGCCGGTTGCCGTTGAGCGCCAGGATCTGCTTGATGCGGTCCCAGTTGGACTTGGCCAAGGTGAAACTGCAGGACGTGGCGCCCGCGTCGTAGCCCACCACGCAAAGGCGGGTCTGCGACGTGTAGCCGTCGGCCCTGGCCGTCACGCGGTACTCGCCGGGGTTCAGCAGACGCCAGTAGTCGCCGCCCGGGGCTGCCGTGAGAG
It encodes the following:
- the LOC133163846 gene encoding myocyte-specific enhancer factor 2C-like, which codes for MGRKKIQIARIVDERNRHVTFTKRKFGLMKKAYELSVLCDCEIALIVFNSADRLFQYASTDMDKVLLKYTECNEPHENRTNADIIHTLRKKGLSGSKSPDMEADDDSAGQSPETHDKYLQMGTDVVHLMLNRQPVCGLPASGYEMGASSLLYPQAGIGGAAAEHNLPPSHHASMPRKAACPQRPPGSQEEGNGVYSNQCPSPAKMSPGGVSQSLQDKSPPMSHIPDNKSGNMVAMSAMINRSQTAQTLSSPAACVSFPGAAAGGYQPSSLSSFGADFSMAGELTSLTAFGSAGLGSVEGWLQPQRPVGDLHDLRSVPLAHMGHLCHNANFPSGHDLRIKSEPASPSGERVVARPGRSPAGSASSCGSSYDDDGGGRVLTLTTAGGGDFLLRAAAANLDERSSPSVKRTRLTEGWAA
- the ddx56 gene encoding probable ATP-dependent RNA helicase DDX56; this encodes MATERLQFHQMGLDDRLLKAVADLGWSQPTLIQEKAIPLALEGKDLLARARTGSGKTAAYAVPIIQRILASKQSVREQDVRALILVPTKELGQQVQTMMRQLTAYCSRDVRVADISGKADVSAQRPVLMEKPDVVVGTPSRVLAHLNARNLTLGASLETLVADEADLLFSFGFEDDLKSLLCHLPKIYQSVLMSATLSDDVQALKELLLHNPVTLKLQGSQLPDCSQLQQFSIRCEEEDKFLLIYTLLKLRLVRGKTLVFVGAVERCYRLKLFLEQFSIPACVLNSELPVRSRSHIITQFNQGFYDYIIATDERSLAEPGAAPKPAGRGKKKSKGSEARAKEYSVSRGVDFQNVANVINFDFPATVESYIHRVGRTARADNPGTALSFVAHTETALLSEVEETLTGDNAESALKPYQFKMETIEGLRYRCRDAMRSVTKQAVREARLKEIKQELLNSEKLKTYFEDNPRDLQLLRHDRDLHPAVIKPHLKNIPEYLIPEALRDVVDPLSRRRRRRGPSQKPKPHGVAKSSLKGKNPLRSFRYTKRERNKKPSHSLE